The following proteins come from a genomic window of Helicobacter canadensis MIT 98-5491:
- a CDS encoding mechanosensitive ion channel family protein has translation MKKLLHLISLLFLSLTPLFAELKDDIQQIKQIDSQITKINNFLNHQNNIWMKKYSNYQAYQQVSFNLNQTQKEIQTLQESPNTLENQTQLNNLKRNLIALQNQKDLLGNYKDAPFKELIEPNKLEKTPNVTNPLLIINALSHIKKNNEELGNLQKNYKTLEENISQLQQKEQLLKNLLLLYESSSNETKIQQICAADYCLFNNTNQIYEEIKNATNALRILENTKNIFATTLQIFSKEIEEINNNLTAQIKSQIIKGITIGVTILFLLGVAFSIKLGVRKYIHDNERIYTTNKIINFLNITLIILILLFAYLDNVGYLVTVLGFASAGLAIAMKDLFMSVLGWIVIVVGGSVHAGDRIKVIKEGAVYVGDVLDISILRITLYEDITLTTYTENRRAGRVIFIPNNFVFTTMFSNYTHGGIKTVWDGIDFTITFDSDHAKACHIARECAKKYAKGYTESTRKQFNKLRDRYTLKNTNVEPRVFSLLEQNGIRISVWYLTNAYATLALRSAISAEIIDLILKEDNIKIAYPSTTVYEGNKLSNTLPKTDGSIPLT, from the coding sequence ATGAAAAAACTTCTGCATTTAATTTCTCTTTTATTTTTATCTCTAACACCACTATTTGCAGAGCTCAAAGATGATATTCAGCAAATCAAACAAATTGATTCGCAAATCACAAAAATTAACAACTTTCTTAATCATCAAAACAATATTTGGATGAAAAAATATTCAAATTATCAAGCTTATCAGCAAGTTAGCTTCAATCTCAACCAAACCCAAAAAGAGATTCAAACACTTCAAGAATCCCCAAACACACTTGAAAATCAAACCCAACTCAATAACCTTAAACGAAATCTCATAGCACTCCAAAATCAAAAAGATTTGCTTGGGAACTATAAAGATGCACCTTTTAAAGAACTTATTGAACCCAATAAATTAGAAAAAACTCCCAATGTTACTAACCCTCTTTTAATCATTAATGCCCTCTCTCATATCAAAAAAAATAACGAAGAACTTGGAAACCTTCAAAAAAATTACAAAACCCTTGAAGAAAATATCTCTCAACTTCAACAAAAAGAACAACTTCTTAAAAATTTACTTCTTCTTTATGAATCTTCTAGCAATGAAACAAAGATTCAACAAATTTGTGCTGCAGATTATTGCCTATTTAATAACACAAATCAAATTTATGAAGAGATTAAAAATGCAACCAATGCATTAAGAATCCTAGAAAACACCAAAAATATTTTTGCCACAACTTTGCAAATTTTTTCAAAAGAAATTGAAGAAATTAACAATAATCTAACCGCACAAATTAAGTCTCAAATTATTAAGGGAATCACAATTGGCGTTACTATTTTATTTCTTTTGGGGGTTGCTTTTTCTATCAAACTTGGAGTGAGAAAGTATATCCACGATAACGAAAGAATCTACACCACCAATAAAATTATTAATTTCTTAAATATTACCCTCATTATCCTCATTTTACTTTTTGCCTATTTAGATAATGTTGGCTATCTTGTTACCGTGCTTGGATTTGCCTCTGCTGGTTTAGCCATTGCAATGAAAGATCTTTTTATGTCTGTTTTGGGTTGGATTGTTATTGTTGTGGGTGGCTCCGTGCATGCAGGCGATAGAATCAAAGTTATTAAAGAAGGTGCAGTATATGTAGGTGATGTGCTTGATATTTCAATTTTACGCATTACTCTATATGAAGACATCACGCTCACAACTTATACTGAAAATCGCCGAGCTGGTCGTGTTATTTTTATTCCTAACAACTTTGTTTTTACCACTATGTTTTCAAACTACACGCATGGAGGAATTAAAACCGTTTGGGATGGTATTGATTTTACGATTACCTTTGATTCAGATCACGCAAAAGCTTGTCATATTGCGAGAGAATGTGCAAAAAAATATGCCAAAGGCTATACAGAATCTACAAGAAAACAATTCAACAAATTACGAGATCGCTACACCCTTAAAAACACTAATGTAGAACCACGCGTCTTTAGCCTCTTAGAACAAAATGGGATTAGAATATCCGTATGGTATCTTACTAATGCTTATGCTACACTAGCTCTTAGAAGTGCCATAAGTGCCGAAATTATTGATCTTATTTTAAAAGAAGACAATATCAAAATTGCTTACCCAAGCACAACGGTTTATGAAGGCAATAAATTATCAAATACATTGCCTAAAACTGATGGCTCAATTCCACTTACATGA
- the aroB gene encoding 3-dehydroquinate synthase: MEITLPSYTISFGTLPKIKHKGKVLVVTNPKIAGLHLQKLLANLEATEVYCICLQDGESYKNFQSIEIILEAAFNHHLDRNSLIIAFGGGVIGDMVGFAAGIFMRGIHFIQIPTTLLSQVDSSVGGKTGINNHFGKNLIGLFHQPKAVYIDTGFLQTLPPREFSAGVAEIIKMAICFDKDFFNLLCTSNLDDSNILLQVIHKAVSIKAKVVTEDEKEKGIRAALNYGHTFGHIIELQSGYGTYLHGEAVSLGMIMANTLALKLNLITQEESNAITKTLQRFHLPTNYKIKNIESFYQAFFLDKKSQNNQITFILPNGIGNFSFQSNIPKSTIIEVLEEFV; encoded by the coding sequence GTGGAAATTACACTACCTAGTTACACTATCTCTTTTGGCACTCTACCCAAAATCAAACACAAGGGTAAAGTTTTGGTCGTTACAAATCCAAAAATTGCAGGTTTGCATCTACAAAAGCTACTTGCCAACCTTGAAGCTACTGAAGTGTATTGCATCTGTCTCCAAGATGGAGAATCTTATAAAAATTTCCAAAGTATTGAAATCATTTTGGAAGCTGCTTTTAATCATCATCTTGATAGGAATTCCTTAATAATTGCCTTTGGAGGAGGAGTTATTGGCGATATGGTAGGATTTGCCGCTGGAATCTTTATGCGGGGAATCCATTTTATTCAAATCCCTACAACCCTTCTCTCGCAAGTAGATTCAAGCGTTGGAGGCAAAACAGGAATCAATAATCACTTTGGGAAAAATCTTATTGGACTTTTTCATCAACCCAAAGCAGTTTATATTGATACAGGATTCTTGCAAACTTTACCACCAAGGGAATTTAGTGCTGGAGTTGCAGAAATTATTAAAATGGCTATTTGTTTTGATAAAGATTTTTTTAATCTACTTTGCACCTCCAATCTTGATGATTCAAATATACTTTTACAGGTTATTCACAAAGCTGTTTCTATTAAAGCAAAAGTTGTTACAGAGGATGAAAAAGAAAAAGGAATTAGAGCTGCTTTAAACTATGGGCATACTTTTGGACATATCATTGAATTACAAAGTGGCTATGGAACTTACCTCCACGGAGAAGCCGTAAGCTTAGGAATGATTATGGCAAATACCCTTGCACTAAAGCTTAATCTCATCACACAAGAAGAATCAAATGCTATTACAAAAACTCTCCAAAGATTCCATCTGCCCACAAATTATAAAATCAAAAATATTGAATCTTTCTATCAAGCTTTCTTTTTAGATAAAAAAAGTCAAAATAACCAAATCACCTTTATTTTACCCAATGGAATTGGTAATTTTTCTTTTCAAAGCAATATTCCAAAATCTACAATTATTGAGGTATTAGAGGAATTTGTATGA
- a CDS encoding DMT family transporter — protein sequence MFRAWLFLIIAIFCEVFGVSVMNYSGQVNKFLAYGCMFFMLGISYYFMSLAIQRINIGTAYAIWEIVGLSLITIISVLIFGNHLNTQEYIGLTLALIGIILVNLGEKHSSQDELGGK from the coding sequence ATGTTTCGTGCGTGGTTATTTTTAATAATAGCAATTTTTTGCGAGGTATTTGGCGTCTCTGTTATGAATTATTCTGGGCAAGTGAATAAGTTTCTTGCTTATGGTTGTATGTTTTTTATGTTGGGAATTTCTTATTATTTTATGTCTTTGGCTATCCAAAGAATTAATATAGGCACAGCATATGCCATTTGGGAAATTGTAGGTTTGTCATTAATTACGATTATTTCGGTTCTTATTTTTGGTAATCATTTAAATACACAGGAATATATTGGGCTTACTTTGGCGTTAATTGGGATTATTTTGGTAAATTTAGGCGAGAAACACTCTAGCCAAGATGAGTTAGGTGGCAAATAA
- a CDS encoding SMR family transporter, with the protein MFSVYFVYVILAAILDIVANLALNKSEGFRKLRWGLFSIGLVWLAFYLLALSVEGGMSLVVAYTLWGCIGIFGTTLGGWYFFNQRLKPIGWIGIFIIILAVVVLKSA; encoded by the coding sequence ATGTTTAGCGTTTATTTTGTTTATGTAATCTTAGCGGCTATTTTAGATATTGTTGCTAATTTAGCTTTGAATAAGTCAGAGGGCTTTAGGAAGTTAAGGTGGGGATTATTTTCTATTGGGCTTGTGTGGTTGGCTTTTTATTTATTGGCTTTGAGTGTGGAGGGAGGTATGAGCTTGGTGGTTGCTTACACGCTTTGGGGTTGTATAGGTATTTTTGGAACAACTTTAGGAGGTTGGTATTTTTTTAATCAGAGACTTAAGCCTATAGGGTGGATTGGAATCTTTATTATCATTCTTGCGGTTGTTGTATTAAAAAGTGCCTAA
- a CDS encoding pyridoxal phosphate-dependent aminotransferase codes for MYSSKVTNLSESITIAISSLARELKAQGRDILSFSAGEPDFDTPQVIKDEAIKAIQNGFTKYTAVAGIPELLQTISHKLLKENHLNYTPEEIVVNSGAKHSLFNVFQTLIEKDDEVIIPSPYWVTYPELVTYSGGKNVFIQTTQENRFKITPEQLKSAITPKTKILVLTTPSNPTGMVYSKSELESIAEVLKGTNIWVISDEIYEKLVYDNAFTSCGSISQDMLERTITINGLSKAVAMTGWRMGYLATKDRKLRQLIVGLQSQSISNINSITQKASIPALDGRADQDIQRMCQAFKERRDVACKLFNEIQNLSVDLPDGAFYLFVNCKNVNPDSMEFSKALLEKEGVAVVPGIGFGAEGYFRFSFATDLDSIKKGIARIANFCQSYK; via the coding sequence ATGTATTCATCTAAAGTTACTAATCTTTCAGAATCTATCACCATTGCCATTAGCTCTTTAGCTAGAGAACTCAAAGCACAAGGGCGAGACATTCTCTCCTTTTCAGCAGGAGAACCTGACTTTGATACCCCTCAAGTCATCAAAGATGAAGCTATTAAAGCTATTCAAAATGGTTTTACTAAATACACTGCAGTTGCTGGAATTCCCGAATTACTTCAAACCATCAGTCACAAACTTTTAAAAGAGAATCATCTTAATTATACTCCCGAAGAAATTGTGGTCAATAGTGGAGCGAAGCATTCTTTATTTAATGTCTTTCAAACACTCATTGAAAAAGACGATGAAGTTATAATACCAAGTCCTTATTGGGTAACCTATCCCGAACTTGTTACTTATAGTGGCGGAAAAAATGTCTTTATTCAAACCACGCAAGAAAATCGCTTCAAAATCACTCCTGAACAACTCAAATCCGCCATCACACCCAAAACAAAAATACTTGTTTTAACCACTCCATCAAACCCAACAGGAATGGTGTATTCTAAAAGCGAATTAGAATCCATTGCAGAAGTTCTAAAAGGCACAAATATTTGGGTAATTAGCGATGAAATCTATGAAAAACTTGTTTATGACAATGCCTTTACTTCTTGTGGAAGCATTAGTCAAGATATGCTAGAACGCACCATTACCATTAATGGACTAAGCAAGGCTGTTGCAATGACAGGTTGGCGAATGGGGTATCTTGCTACCAAAGATAGAAAATTACGCCAACTCATTGTTGGTTTGCAAAGTCAATCCATTTCTAATATCAATTCTATTACACAAAAAGCTTCGATTCCAGCACTAGATGGTAGAGCAGACCAAGACATTCAAAGAATGTGTCAAGCTTTCAAAGAAAGAAGAGATGTCGCTTGCAAACTTTTTAATGAGATTCAAAACCTAAGTGTTGATTTGCCTGATGGCGCTTTTTACCTCTTTGTAAATTGCAAAAATGTCAATCCTGATTCTATGGAATTTTCTAAAGCATTGCTTGAAAAAGAAGGAGTGGCTGTAGTGCCTGGAATCGGCTTTGGTGCAGAAGGCTATTTCCGCTTTTCTTTTGCCACTGATCTTGATAGCATTAAAAAAGGTATTGCTAGAATCGCAAATTTCTGCCAATCTTACAAATAA
- the groL gene encoding chaperonin GroEL (60 kDa chaperone family; promotes refolding of misfolded polypeptides especially under stressful conditions; forms two stacked rings of heptamers to form a barrel-shaped 14mer; ends can be capped by GroES; misfolded proteins enter the barrel where they are refolded when GroES binds) — protein MASKEINFSDNARNRLFEGVKQLSDAVKVTMGPRGRNVLIQKSFGAPSITKDGVSVAKEIELADPIANMGAQLVKEVASKTADAAGDGTTTATVLAYSIFKEGLRNITAGANPIEVKRGMDKAAEAITEELKKISKPVSGKKEIAQVATISANSDAKVGELIAEAMEKVGKDGVITVEEAKGINDELSVVEGMQFDRGYLSPYFVTNSDKMEAELEHPYILLTDKKITSMKDILPLLESTMKSGKPLLIIAEDIEGEALTTLVVNKLRGVLNVAAVKAPGFGDRRKEMLKDIATLTGGEVISEELGKTLENATIADLGQASRIVIDKDNTTIVDGVGSKDAVNARIAQIKTQIESTTSDYDREKLQERLAKLSGGVAVIKVGAASEVEMKEKKDRVDDALSATKAAVEEGIIIGGGAALIRAAAKVSLSLEGDEKIGYEIIKRAISAPIKQIATNAGFDDGVVVNNVEKDSNANNGFDASSGKYVDMFEAGIIDPLKVARIALQNAVSVSSLLLTTEATVHEIKEDKPAMSDMSGMGGMGGMGGMM, from the coding sequence ATGGCAAGTAAAGAAATTAATTTTTCAGACAACGCAAGAAATAGATTATTTGAAGGTGTAAAGCAATTAAGCGATGCAGTTAAAGTAACAATGGGACCAAGAGGACGAAATGTGTTGATTCAAAAAAGTTTTGGTGCTCCAAGCATTACCAAAGATGGTGTGTCTGTGGCAAAAGAAATTGAATTAGCCGATCCTATTGCAAATATGGGTGCACAGCTTGTTAAAGAAGTTGCTAGTAAAACTGCAGATGCAGCAGGAGATGGAACAACAACAGCAACCGTTTTGGCTTATAGTATTTTCAAAGAAGGTTTGAGAAATATTACTGCTGGAGCAAATCCAATTGAAGTAAAACGAGGAATGGATAAAGCAGCAGAAGCTATCACTGAAGAGCTAAAAAAGATTTCAAAACCTGTTTCTGGTAAAAAAGAAATCGCACAAGTTGCGACTATCTCTGCAAACTCTGATGCAAAAGTAGGTGAGCTTATTGCTGAAGCAATGGAAAAAGTAGGTAAAGATGGTGTTATTACCGTTGAAGAAGCAAAAGGAATCAATGATGAACTAAGTGTAGTTGAAGGTATGCAGTTTGATAGAGGTTACTTAAGTCCTTATTTTGTAACTAATAGCGATAAAATGGAAGCAGAGCTAGAGCATCCTTATATTCTTTTAACAGATAAAAAAATCACTTCAATGAAAGATATTTTACCGCTTTTAGAATCAACAATGAAAAGTGGAAAACCTTTATTAATCATTGCTGAAGATATCGAAGGTGAAGCACTAACAACTTTGGTAGTAAATAAATTAAGAGGTGTTTTAAATGTTGCTGCAGTTAAAGCTCCTGGATTTGGTGATAGAAGAAAAGAAATGTTAAAAGATATTGCAACTTTGACAGGTGGCGAAGTGATTAGCGAAGAGCTTGGTAAAACTTTAGAAAATGCAACTATCGCAGATTTAGGACAAGCTTCAAGAATCGTTATTGATAAAGATAACACAACAATCGTAGATGGAGTAGGAAGCAAAGATGCAGTGAATGCAAGAATTGCACAAATTAAAACCCAAATTGAATCTACAACAAGTGATTATGATAGAGAAAAATTACAAGAAAGATTGGCAAAACTAAGTGGCGGTGTAGCAGTTATTAAAGTAGGTGCTGCAAGTGAAGTTGAAATGAAAGAGAAAAAAGATAGAGTAGATGATGCACTCTCTGCTACAAAAGCAGCCGTAGAAGAAGGAATTATCATTGGTGGTGGTGCAGCTCTTATTCGTGCAGCAGCAAAAGTAAGCTTGAGTTTAGAAGGTGATGAGAAAATTGGTTATGAAATCATTAAACGTGCTATTTCTGCACCTATCAAACAAATCGCAACTAATGCAGGCTTTGATGATGGTGTAGTGGTTAATAATGTAGAAAAAGATTCTAATGCAAATAATGGATTTGATGCTTCAAGTGGTAAATATGTTGATATGTTTGAAGCAGGAATCATTGATCCATTAAAAGTAGCAAGAATCGCATTACAAAATGCTGTTTCTGTTTCAAGCTTGTTGCTCACTACTGAAGCTACAGTGCATGAAATCAAAGAAGATAAACCTGCAATGTCTGATATGAGTGGTATGGGCGGAATGGGAGGTATGGGAGGAATGATGTAA
- the hypD gene encoding hydrogenase formation protein HypD has protein sequence MNPYIDTYRNPLKIKETFNAIRTLSKNLTNPIKIMEVCGGHTHTIMKYALPQLLPENIEFVHGPGCPVCVMSKGRIDCAYQIASQKDVILVTLGDMIKVPGSYGSLQQARAKGLNIVFVYSPLEILKIAQNNPNKKVVYFAIGFETTTPMTAALLQKVIALNLKNVFFHINHVLVPPPLDIILGDENCQINALLAPSHVSVITGSKIYEPLVKKYHIPIVVCGFEPVDIGESLLSILNQILTNSPKVETQYARSVTYEGNLKAQSLVEQYFTLEKSFYWRGLGEIPHSSLKLKEEFSEFDAAVIFKDCLGGIPKEEHKNCLCGEILKGNKKPYDCKLFGKACNPQNPLGSCMVSSEGACAAYFKYQGIQPV, from the coding sequence ATGAATCCCTACATTGATACCTATCGCAATCCACTAAAAATCAAAGAAACTTTTAATGCTATCAGAACACTAAGCAAAAATCTCACAAACCCCATTAAAATAATGGAAGTATGTGGAGGACATACGCATACAATTATGAAATATGCACTCCCCCAACTTCTCCCAGAAAATATTGAATTTGTGCATGGACCGGGCTGTCCTGTATGTGTAATGTCTAAAGGACGCATTGATTGTGCTTATCAAATTGCTTCGCAAAAAGATGTTATTCTTGTAACACTAGGAGATATGATAAAAGTTCCAGGAAGTTATGGAAGTCTCCAACAAGCTCGTGCTAAGGGTTTAAATATTGTTTTTGTCTATTCTCCTTTGGAAATTCTCAAAATTGCCCAAAATAACCCAAATAAAAAAGTTGTCTATTTTGCAATAGGCTTTGAAACCACTACCCCAATGACCGCTGCACTCTTGCAAAAAGTGATTGCACTAAATCTTAAAAATGTCTTTTTTCATATTAATCATGTGCTAGTTCCTCCACCTCTAGACATTATTTTAGGAGATGAAAATTGTCAAATCAACGCACTTCTAGCTCCATCCCATGTCAGCGTTATCACGGGTTCTAAAATCTATGAACCTTTAGTTAAAAAATATCATATTCCTATTGTAGTTTGCGGTTTTGAACCAGTGGATATTGGTGAAAGCCTACTTTCAATCCTTAATCAAATTCTTACCAATTCCCCAAAAGTAGAAACTCAATATGCAAGAAGTGTTACTTATGAAGGAAATCTCAAAGCACAAAGTCTAGTTGAACAATACTTTACCTTGGAAAAAAGTTTCTATTGGCGCGGACTTGGAGAAATCCCACACTCTTCACTAAAACTCAAAGAAGAATTTAGCGAATTTGATGCTGCGGTTATCTTTAAAGATTGCCTTGGCGGAATCCCTAAAGAAGAGCATAAAAATTGCCTTTGTGGTGAAATTTTAAAAGGAAATAAAAAACCCTATGATTGCAAACTCTTTGGTAAAGCTTGTAATCCTCAAAATCCATTAGGTAGCTGTATGGTAAGTAGCGAGGGGGCTTGTGCGGCGTATTTTAAATACCAAGGAATCCAGCCTGTATAA
- the truB gene encoding tRNA pseudouridine(55) synthase TruB gives MILDGIFVAKKPLFVSSNGYLGFLKRRDGAKKAGFSGILDPFACGVLVVAYGQYTRLFPFLKKTPKVYQATLWLGLESDSLDIENIQRIHQVKIFSKEYLKEVLQKFCGKIGFIPPKYSAKKINGKKAYELARAGKEVVLKEQTMEIFKIEFLNYSHPFLSFKVWVSEGSYIRSLGEMIARELGCLGGLSYLERLSEGGLHYEDEKLLNPLEILDLPKVLAINNGVLKEKVQNGKQITQDELQITKDGKYIVQFEDFFSIISNQENKIQYLANRIPLC, from the coding sequence ATGATTTTGGATGGCATTTTTGTAGCGAAAAAGCCTTTGTTTGTTTCCTCAAATGGATATTTGGGTTTTTTAAAAAGACGTGATGGTGCTAAAAAAGCTGGTTTTAGTGGTATTTTAGATCCTTTTGCTTGTGGGGTTTTGGTGGTAGCTTATGGGCAATATACGCGACTTTTTCCTTTTCTTAAAAAAACTCCAAAAGTTTATCAAGCAACACTTTGGCTTGGCTTAGAGAGTGATTCTTTAGATATTGAGAATATTCAAAGAATTCATCAAGTGAAAATATTTTCCAAAGAGTATTTAAAAGAAGTTTTACAGAAATTTTGCGGAAAGATTGGTTTTATCCCTCCAAAATATAGTGCCAAAAAAATCAATGGAAAAAAAGCTTATGAACTTGCAAGAGCAGGAAAAGAAGTGGTTTTAAAAGAACAAACTATGGAGATTTTTAAGATTGAATTTTTAAATTATTCTCATCCTTTTTTGAGTTTTAAAGTGTGGGTGAGTGAGGGAAGCTATATTCGATCTTTAGGAGAGATGATTGCAAGAGAATTAGGCTGTTTAGGGGGACTTAGTTATTTGGAGAGATTAAGTGAGGGAGGGTTACACTATGAAGATGAAAAGCTTTTGAATCCTCTAGAAATTTTGGACTTACCTAAAGTGCTTGCAATTAATAATGGAGTTTTGAAAGAGAAAGTGCAAAATGGGAAACAAATTACACAAGATGAGTTGCAAATCACTAAAGATGGAAAATATATAGTGCAATTTGAGGATTTTTTTTCTATAATTTCAAATCAAGAAAATAAAATACAATATTTAGCAAATAGGATTCCTTTATGTTGA
- the csrA gene encoding carbon storage regulator CsrA — MLILSRKENESVSIGEDITIKIIGIDKGSVKIGFEAPPHLTILREELKQAILETNKKSLSHKEDKIDWLVNAKKKK; from the coding sequence ATGTTGATTTTATCAAGAAAAGAAAATGAAAGTGTTAGTATTGGAGAAGATATTACAATTAAAATTATTGGCATTGATAAGGGAAGCGTCAAAATAGGTTTTGAGGCACCACCTCATTTGACGATTTTGAGAGAGGAGCTAAAACAAGCCATTTTGGAAACCAATAAAAAATCTCTTTCTCATAAAGAAGACAAAATTGATTGGTTGGTGAATGCTAAAAAGAAAAAATAA
- a CDS encoding 4-(cytidine 5'-diphospho)-2-C-methyl-D-erythritol kinase: MIKSYAKINIFLKITGRVIIESIRYHTLYSRFMLVKNLFDCLEIQESKVGFEILGDFDCPMEKNTIYKAYEAVLPFLNQEKQEFLSHQKVEVEKKIPSGAGLGGGSSNAAAFLLWANEALELQWSFEKLNKIAQKVGSDVPFFLSQYEVADVSGRGEKISKSKEKALEVEIVTPKIHCDTTKVYQTYAKEFYTPTQENWLEFGNAKILQQSPYENNDLLNPAIKLYPSLKEYAQQGYFLSGSGSSFWKVKE; encoded by the coding sequence ATGATTAAAAGTTATGCTAAGATTAATATTTTTTTAAAAATTACAGGCAGGGTTATTATAGAATCAATAAGATACCATACGCTGTATTCACGCTTTATGCTAGTTAAGAATCTTTTTGATTGTTTGGAGATACAAGAAAGTAAAGTGGGGTTTGAGATTCTTGGGGATTTTGATTGTCCTATGGAGAAAAATACTATCTATAAAGCTTATGAGGCGGTGTTGCCCTTTTTAAATCAAGAAAAACAAGAATTTTTATCTCATCAAAAAGTAGAAGTTGAAAAAAAAATACCAAGTGGTGCAGGATTAGGCGGTGGAAGCTCTAATGCAGCAGCCTTTTTGTTATGGGCTAATGAAGCATTAGAATTGCAATGGAGTTTTGAGAAGCTAAATAAAATTGCTCAAAAAGTAGGGAGTGATGTTCCATTTTTTTTAAGTCAATATGAAGTGGCTGATGTGAGTGGGCGTGGAGAAAAAATTTCTAAAAGTAAAGAAAAAGCCTTGGAAGTAGAGATTGTTACACCAAAGATTCATTGTGATACCACAAAAGTTTATCAAACTTATGCTAAGGAATTTTATACTCCCACGCAGGAAAATTGGCTAGAGTTTGGCAATGCAAAGATTCTACAACAATCGCCTTATGAGAATAATGATTTGTTGAATCCTGCCATAAAGCTTTATCCAAGTTTAAAAGAATATGCACAACAAGGCTACTTTTTGAGTGGAAGTGGAAGCAGCTTTTGGAAAGTAAAAGAGTAG
- the smpB gene encoding SsrA-binding protein SmpB: MKVVATNKKALYDFFILEKYEAGIALEGSEVKSIRAGRVNLKDSFVKIVKGEAFLFQAHISALETTNRHYKPDEKRPRKLLLHKKEIDKLFGKSQVGGMSIVALKLYFNKRNKAKLEIALAKGKNLHDKRETLKEKIQNREIAQTLKEFQRR, from the coding sequence ATGAAAGTAGTTGCCACGAATAAAAAAGCTTTGTATGATTTTTTTATTTTGGAGAAATATGAAGCTGGAATTGCATTAGAAGGCAGTGAAGTAAAATCCATTCGAGCAGGGAGAGTGAATCTTAAAGATAGTTTTGTGAAGATTGTCAAGGGCGAGGCATTTTTGTTTCAAGCGCATATTTCAGCGCTTGAAACAACAAATCGCCATTATAAGCCAGATGAAAAGCGACCACGAAAATTACTATTACATAAAAAAGAAATTGATAAGCTTTTTGGTAAAAGTCAGGTGGGAGGAATGAGCATTGTAGCTTTGAAATTATATTTTAATAAGCGAAATAAGGCTAAATTGGAAATTGCTTTAGCAAAAGGAAAGAATCTGCACGACAAGCGAGAAACGCTAAAAGAAAAAATACAAAATAGAGAAATCGCACAAACGCTAAAAGAGTTTCAAAGAAGATAG
- the exbB gene encoding TonB-system energizer ExbB: protein MFGLNLKEMVEYGVMGILLLMSIIALWAVFERFLFYRYIKLVLYENKTELEIDLSKNLTLIATIGSNAPYVGLLGTVFGIIMTFVQIGQLGMVDTANIMTGLALALQATAGGLLVAIPSIIFYNLLMRKSEVLVAQWEILQEKKQRNQHYSKEVESF, encoded by the coding sequence ATGTTTGGATTAAATTTAAAAGAAATGGTAGAATATGGTGTGATGGGGATTTTGCTATTAATGAGCATCATTGCACTATGGGCAGTTTTTGAGAGATTTTTATTTTACCGCTACATTAAGCTTGTTTTGTATGAGAATAAAACAGAGCTAGAAATTGATCTCTCTAAGAATCTAACTTTGATTGCGACTATTGGTTCAAATGCTCCCTATGTTGGACTTTTGGGGACGGTGTTTGGAATCATTATGACTTTTGTGCAAATAGGGCAGTTGGGAATGGTGGATACTGCCAATATCATGACAGGGCTTGCATTGGCTCTGCAAGCAACAGCTGGTGGGCTTTTAGTTGCGATTCCATCAATTATTTTTTATAATCTTTTGATGAGAAAAAGTGAGGTTTTGGTTGCGCAATGGGAAATTTTACAGGAAAAAAAGCAACGCAATCAACATTATTCAAAAGAAGTTGAATCTTTTTAA